A single region of the Bos mutus isolate GX-2022 chromosome 24, NWIPB_WYAK_1.1, whole genome shotgun sequence genome encodes:
- the TMEM200C gene encoding LOW QUALITY PROTEIN: transmembrane protein 200C (The sequence of the model RefSeq protein was modified relative to this genomic sequence to represent the inferred CDS: deleted 1 base in 1 codon) has protein sequence MIATGGLLRISARKQDPLRPPGQVPKRKRKTKKRRKNDVVVVKGKLKLCSVSGLIALCGIVVLLVGIALAVVGYWPKANGAHREGAKQPPPPPGDSGPRVPSVTSSSGGNRNRSRTQPGPPEGVTASSVGAPRSTPPARSPAPSPSSSTSVGFFFRVFSGYLHSDKLKVFGPLIMGIGIFLFICANAVLHENRDKETKIINLRDLYSTVIDVHSLRAKDLAAAASSSGPASAPPGAAPLNGFLGYVQSRGLELKPGTRGGAAGDAFGAAAMLARGAWPHPAARSGGGGTPGAASPPDLVSSPRRPREPPSLAEAVYSIYRERPGVAGRRRAASSGSSPAPGSPPETWGRPSTASSLVGSSLSAFALLPLPGDRDGDAGAASRGWQRPPGERGAREIPLDLSLADLRGGARGGARWAPREPEEPAAARTARGQGGRLPRTGRHAALRRRSTSGLPDYRAASYPEPPSASRSVDLDSSLPELAASPESPARPDSPSSHSDDPSCSNKGYTPLRETGTSLESMGDLRAGGNPDGEAAIAPGPEQRPPEDPGQEVPEAEPSQPVQRQFTNKEKLYMISRSHASGVEDGELESAGI, from the exons ATGATCGCCACCGGCGGCCTCCTGAGGATCTCCGCCCGGAAGCAGGACCCCCTCCGGCCCCCGGGCCAGGTCCCCAAGCGCAAGCGGAAAACCAAGAAGAGGCGCAAGAACGACGTGGTGGTGGTGAAGGGCAAGCTGAAGCTGTGCTCCGTCTCCGGGCTCATCGCCCTCTGCGGGATCGTGGTGCTGCTGGTGGGCATCGCCCTGGCGGTGGTGGGCTACTGGCCCAAGGCCAACGGAGCCCACCGGGAGGGGGCTAaacagccgccgccgccgcccggggaCAGCGGCCCCCGCGTCCCCTCCGTGACCAGCAGCAGCGGGGGCAACAGAAACCGGTCCAGGACCCAGCCGGGGCCTCCGGAAGGTGTCACCGCCAGTTCGGTGGGCGCGCCCAGGAGCACGCCCCCAGCGCGGTCCCCCGCCCCCTCTCCGTCATCCTCCACGTCGGTGGGCTTCTTCTTCCGCGTCTTCTCGGGCTACCTGCACTCCGACAAGCTCAAGGTCTTTGGGCCCCTCATCATGGGCATCGGCATCTTCCTCTTTATCTGCGCCAACGCCGTGCTCCACGAGAACAGGGACAAGGAGACCAAGATCATCAACCTGCGGGACCTCTACTCCACCGTCATCGACGTGCACAGCCTCCGCGCCAAAGACCTGGCGGCCGCCGCCTCGTCCTCCGGCCCCGCCTCGGCGCCCCCCGGGGCCGCGCCGCTCAACGGCTTCCTGGGCTACGTGCAGTCGCGGGGCCTGGAGCTGAAGCCTGGGACCCGCGGCGGCGCCGCCGGGGACGCCTTCGGGGCGGCAGCGATGCTCGCCCGCGGCGCCTGGCCCCACCCCGCGGCCCGGAGCGGGGGTGGC GGGACCCCAGGCGCCGCGTCCCCGCCCGACCTGGTCTCGTCCCCGCGCCGCCCGCGGGAGCCCCCGAGCCTGGCGGAGGCCGTGTACAGCATCTACCGCGAGCGCCCGGGCGTGGCCGGCCGTCGCCGGGCCGCAAGCAGCGGCAGCAGCCCGGCGCCCGGCAGCCCTCCCGAAACCTGGGGGCGCCCGAGCACTGCCAGCTCCCTCGTGGGCTCGTCGCTGAGCGCCTTCGCGCTGCTACCCCTGCCGGGGGACCGCGACGGGGACGCGGGGGCCGCGAGTCGCGGCTGGCAGCGGCCACCCGGGGAGCGTGGCGCCCGGGAGATCCCGCTCGACCTGAGCCTCGCTGACCTCCGGGGCGGTGCCCGGGGCGGCGCGCGCTGGGCGCCCCGCGAGCCGGAGGAGCCGGCGGCCGCGCGCACCGCCAGGGGGCAGGGCGGCCGCCTACCCAGGACCGGCAGGCACGCGGCCCTGCGGCGCCGCAGCACCAGCGGGCTGCCGGACTACCGGGCGGCCTCGTACCCCGAGCCCCCGTCCGCCTCGCGCAGCGTGGACCTGGACTCCAGCCTCCCGGAGCTCGCGGCCTCCCCGGAGTCCCCCGCCCGGCCGGACTCGCCGAGTTCCCATTCTGATGACCCGTCCTGCAGCAATAAGGGCTACACCCCCCTGCGGGAGACTGGCACCTCCCTGGAGTCGATGGGGGACCTGCGGGCCGGTGGAAACCCAGACGGGGAGGCTGCCATCGCCCCGGGGCCGGAGCAGAGACCCCCAGAGGATCCCGGCCAGGAGGTCCCCGAGGCCGAGCCGTCCCAGCCGGTGCAGAGGCAGTTTACAAACAAGGAGAAACTCTACATGATTTCACGGTCTCACGCCTCAGGGGTTGAGGACGGAGAACTGGAGAGTGCTGGCAtttag